In Cytophagia bacterium CHB2, the following are encoded in one genomic region:
- the rnhA gene encoding ribonuclease HI, with amino-acid sequence MDKVEIYTDGACSGNPGPGGWAAILRHGRYEKEIAGFVPATTNNRMELTAVIEALKGLKRPCEVIIYSDSAYLVDSFRKGWLAGWKRNGWKRGPRKRDPVLNVDLWQELDQLVSQHRVTWEKVAGHAGHVLNERVDRLAVQQIELGKK; translated from the coding sequence ATGGACAAAGTCGAAATCTACACCGATGGCGCGTGTTCGGGCAATCCTGGGCCCGGCGGCTGGGCCGCAATTTTGAGACATGGCCGGTATGAAAAAGAAATCGCCGGTTTCGTACCCGCCACCACCAACAACCGCATGGAATTGACCGCGGTGATTGAGGCGCTTAAGGGTTTGAAGCGGCCTTGCGAAGTCATCATCTACTCCGACAGCGCGTATCTTGTCGATAGTTTTCGCAAAGGCTGGCTGGCCGGTTGGAAGCGCAACGGCTGGAAACGTGGCCCGCGCAAGCGCGACCCCGTACTCAACGTCGATCTCTGGCAGGAATTGGATCAGCTCGTGAGCCAGCATCGTGTGACGTGGGAAAAAGTGGCAGGACATGCCGGCCATGTGCTGAACGAACGCGTTGACCGGCTTGCTGTGCAGCAAATTGAATTGGGTAAAAAGTGA
- a CDS encoding thioredoxin-dependent thiol peroxidase, whose protein sequence is MSQLKAGDLAPDFEALTDANMKIKLSDFRGRRVVLYFYPKDDTPGUTKQACGFRDHYLDLEEKNAVVLGVSPDGLDSHVKFKTKYNLPFTLLVDAGHRIAKAYGAWNRRSLIGLLFSGVVRSHFVIDENGRILEAQYNVSPSESAEMATKALSNASLHGSNQA, encoded by the coding sequence ATGAGCCAACTCAAGGCCGGTGATCTCGCGCCAGATTTCGAGGCATTGACCGACGCCAACATGAAAATCAAGCTCAGCGATTTTCGCGGCCGGCGCGTTGTTCTCTATTTCTATCCCAAAGATGACACCCCCGGCTGAACCAAGCAAGCATGCGGCTTTCGCGATCACTATCTCGACCTCGAAGAAAAAAACGCGGTGGTGCTCGGCGTCAGCCCGGATGGCTTGGATAGCCATGTGAAATTCAAAACCAAATACAATCTGCCGTTCACGCTGCTGGTCGACGCCGGCCATCGCATTGCCAAAGCCTACGGCGCGTGGAATCGCCGTTCGCTGATCGGCCTGCTGTTTTCCGGCGTCGTGCGCAGCCATTTTGTGATCGATGAAAATGGCCGCATCCTGGAGGCGCAATACAATGTATCCCCGTCGGAAAGCGCGGAAATGGCGACGAAGGCGCTGAGTAACGCTTCTCTGCACGGCTCTAATCAAGCCTAA